The DNA sequence GATACCGAATCGGCGCGGCAGAAGCTCGACACCATCGTTGCCGCCGCTCCGGACTTCCCCGAGGCGCGGCTGGGGCTCGCGATCCTGCTGGGCTCCTCTGGCGAACGGGGCAACGCTCGACGCCATATCGTTCACGCGTTGGAGAGTCTGGACGGCGACACGCGTCTCGAAGCGGCTGGGCTGCGGGCGCAATCCCTCCTCAATCTCTGCTCTCTGGCGGTCGAAGACGGCGACTGGCAAGAGGCGCACGCCTGGGAAGCCATGTTCTCGTCAGCGAAAGAGGACCTGCGGCAGCACGGCATCCTTCAGCGGGCGTCTGCGGTCCTCTTCTCGGCGGCGAACCTCGCGGTTCGCGATGAGGAACACGAATCGGCGCAGGTTCTCTACGCGCGCGCGGTCGATCTCGACGCCACCTTCGCCGAGGGTTGGCACAATCTCGCCGTTCTCGCCCTGCAGCGCGGAGAGCCCGAAGAAGCGGAAGCGCTGGCGCGACGCGCCGTCGAGGCGGATCCCACCTTCGCCGACGCTCAGTTCCTTCTCGGCTCCATCGCGTTGTCGACCGACATCTCCGAGGCAGTGGAGCACATGGAGCGCGCCGTGAGGTCGACGCCAGACAATGCCGAGTGGCTCTCCGTCCTTGCCTCCGCGCACGTCCGCACGCGCAACTTCAGTCGCGCCCGCGAGCTCTACGCGAACGCGATCCTCATCGACGAGAACCGCGCCGACGCTCACTTGGGGTTCGCCATCGCATCGCGCGGGTTGGGCGATATCGAGAGCGCCCGTTTCGCTCTCCGCCGAGCTTTCGAGCTGAACCCGCAGCTCGCTGCCAGCATCGAGAACATGATGAGTGCCCAGTAACGATGCGCCTCGTTCCCACGTCCACCTAGCGACGGGAATACCCCATCAGCACGATGTAGTCGGGGAACGTCGCGTCGCCCCGACTCCGCGTATACGGGTCTGGGAACCGGTTCTGCCGAACGGCGATCGGCACGTTCAGCGTCCACGTGCCGCGCCCATCGGAGTAGGAGACACCCGGCTCGATGGAGATCTGCCGTCCGGGCCTGCGGAACCCGTTGCTCTCCCCGATCAGGTCGTACCGCTGCAGACCTTCGATCCGCAACGCGGCGGTGATGCCGACGTTCTCCCAAGCGCTGTATCCCACGCCAGCCCGTACGAGGTACTGGTCGGGGACGGAGTTCTGCATGCGCCGGTAGTTGGGCGTGTCGGATGCCGCGTAGGCGTTCTTCTTGAACTGCTCGGAGCTGACGATCTCCTCGTAGCTGAGGGGCTTCCCATCGGGTCCCTTGACGCCCGAACGGCCCAGCCCGACGATCAGCGATGGGGTTCCGTTGGTATCGCGTGGATTGGCGAGGTAGTTTCCGTCGGCGAACAAGGTCGTCTTGCCGAGGCTCTTGAACGCCCTCATCTCGGCGAGGATGCCTCAGCCACTATCGGCCGGCTGGACGGACTGGTCGATCGCCTTGACGCCCCAGTTCAGGCCGTCGATGTCCGGATAGATATCCTTGACGTGCGCGTCGCCCGTGGGGCTTTCACGCCCAGGCTGAGCGCGACGTTGCCGGTGGCGTGGTCAGCGGGCTTGAACAGCCACGCTTGGGCTTTGGCGCTCACGTCGCCGATGCCCCGCCCGACCTGGTTGTTCCGAGGTCCGTCGGTGAGCGTGCTGGGCTTTCCGGGCTCGATCTTCAGGTTCGGGGTGCCCCACGACGCCTGGACGACCGGCACACCGAGTCCGACGCTGACTCGCTTTGACACCGCGTAGGTCGCGCTGACGTCTGCCATCCTCTGCTGATTGACGACGTACGTACCGAAGTCCTCACGCTCGAACTGCTCGAAGCTCCCTCGGAAGCGGCGGCTCGAATCGAGCGTGCGGTATGCAAGGGACCATTCCCAACTGCCGGGATCGAGATACGCGGACGCGGACAAGCCAAACACGGGCCCGTTTTGGCGGATGAGCACTCAGCCCTGTCCCCAAGCGTGCCCTTCCGAGAGATAGAGCATGGCAAGCGCCATGCCCGCGAGCACGGCACAGCGGGAGACTCGACGCACGAACACACCCAACCCCCAGTCCATCGGGTCTGCTCCTTCGAGAGATATTCAGCGTCAAGGACTGTTTGCACCCCACCGACAGGCGAAGACCTCGCCTGACTGAGACACGAGGATAGTGGAAGTCAGCCGGACCTGCAGGTCAAGCGGCTACAACGCAAGGATCGGGAAACCCGAACGGCGGGGTCAAACAAGGCTGGCTAGCGTACAAAACAGGCAAACTAGCCAGCCCAACAGGAATCATCGCGTGTGGTTACGCAAGGCAAAACGGGCGTGCGGAATACGAGGTTTCATGGGATGCCCTCCGCCAGCCGTCGAGCCGCATGGACACTCAATCCACGGCGTCCAGTAGATTCCGCATGCAGAAGGCGCTGCTGCCTCGGAGCTCAAGGCGACGACGAAGATAGCACATCCAGGCGAGAAAGCCGTTCGTCGGCTCGAACAGAAGCCAGTTGAGCGCCCGGGCGCTCTTCGACCCGCGTCTGCCGCCGAGGGCGTCTGACGGAAGCTGAAAGAGCGTGTGCATCTGGAAGCTCTCAGCGCCGGCAAGGGCGTACTCGACAGCGGTTCTTCCAGTCAGGATGTTGCCCGTCGCGCTGATCGGCGGGAGGTCCGGGAACTCTCCGCGTCGGATCGCCGCGCGGACGGCGGACAACACGCGCAGGTTCCGAGCGCTCAGGTCGGGTCCTCCGTAGGCGACGCCCACCTTGCCGTCGAACGCGCGGATCGGATCGAACAGACGGTTCGCATAGACGATCCAATCGGCGACCTCGGCGGCGGCGCGGAGCATCTCCAACTGGAATTCGTCGTCGAACATCGCGTTCATCAGCTTCAAGCCGACCTGGACACGCGGCGAGCCGTCGGCTGAGACGCCGACCGCCTCCCGAATGAACGCCGGGACCGACCGCACCCAGTCGAGGATGCGCGCCTTGTCACCGGAGCGGTCGTCGCCAGCGAGCGTCGGGCTGAAGTCCTTCTCGATCGGCATGGGCGTCGAGCCCATCTCCGCCTGCCAGACTTCGAGCAGTCGGACGGTCGTGTAGGCGTACTCCTCGGTTCGCCAGCGTTCGTCGGAGCGTTCCGGCAGGTGGTACTTGCACGATGGGACGACGAGCATGCCGGCTTCGGCGCCGATCCGCAGCGCGTCGCGGAACAGCGCGAGGTACTCGTCAAACGTCCCCGACCAGCCTCTTCCCTTCCAGGTGATCGTCCAGCCCTGCGTGCCGTCCTGTCCGACGATCCGCTCGGGGACCATGCGCGTCTCGTGGATCGCCCACGCGCTCATCGACTGGGAGCCCGATGCGTCCTGCGCGATGACCGTCTTGAGCACGACGAACCCCAAGCCCGCGTCAGCATCGGCGCGCACCTGCGACGCCTGCAGCGAGAGTTGCCCCGACGCTTTGCCGAAGGGGTTCTTGATCGGATAGGGCCCGTACCGCGAGTCGAGCGCGATCCCGTAGCAGTTCAGGACGTACTCGGTCAGGTTTGCAGGCAAGGCAGAGCGGCGGAACCGCGCGTAATCCTCGGCGAGCCGGGAGCGTTCGGCGGCGTCGAGGTCCGGCGCGTCGGGAAGGCTCCGCCCCATTCCGACGGAGCCTGCCCCTGCGCGGTCATCCTTTGACATGCGATACGTGGGTTCCCGACGCGGCGTCGAACCGCTGCGAGTGCTCGCCAATGTAGTGGCAGATGAAGCTGCGCCGCCAGCGGTCCTTCGTCGTGTTCGCGTAGGAGCCGTGGATGGTTCTGCCGTGGAACAGCAGCGCGTCTCCCGGGTCCATATCGACGCCAACGACTTGCGAACCAGCGGGCAGGCTCGTCTGCGCTCCGACGAACGAGACGGACGTGTCCGCCGCTTCGACGGGATACAGCCCCGACCGATGCGAGCCGGGCACGACGACCATCTGACCCACGTCGCGGTCCGACCGGTCGAGCGCGACCCACACCCCGATCAGCGGATCGATCGTGATGTACTGCTCGTCCTGGTGGAGCCCCTGCCCTCTGCCTCCCGGCGGCTTGAAGTAGAGCATCGTCTGGATGAGCTTGGGCGTGTCATCGAGCAGCGCCGAGACCGCCTCCCACAGCGGCGGACAGGTCGCCCATTCGCCCGAAGCCGCGTCCCAGTTGTGCATCTGGATCATGCGCGGGTACTGGTGCGTCGGGTCGTCCGGCTGGTCCGACGTTCCGCCGAAGTCTCCCGGCTTGGGACCTTCGGCGCGCATCGCCATGTAGTGGTCGATCATCTGCGCCGCCGTCGCGGGGTAGAACATCTCCCGCACGACGACAAACCCGCGTTCCCGGTATTCCTTGACGACCTCACCGGTGATCGCCATACGGTCCTCCTCGTGTCGGTCGCGTCAGCGGCTTCGTTCGTAGTCGCGGAGCGCCGCCAGGTTCTCCTCGACCTTGATGAACGCGTCGGCGAGTTGCCTCATTCCGTCCGCATTCGGCGTCGTGTAGTTCCAACCCATTTCGAGCGAACGGGCGACCTTGCGCTCGCAATTGGGCAGGTGGCAGTCAGCGTAGCGCCGTCCGCTGGCTCGGATCGTCTCCTGCCACATGCTTCGCGGCATGAGCGCGTCCGGGTCGAGCCGCTTCCACGTCGATATGGGGGACGGGACGTA is a window from the Candidatus Poribacteria bacterium genome containing:
- a CDS encoding tetratricopeptide repeat protein, which translates into the protein MRFRDARHQFEMALADIERGDTESARQKLDTIVAAAPDFPEARLGLAILLGSSGERGNARRHIVHALESLDGDTRLEAAGLRAQSLLNLCSLAVEDGDWQEAHAWEAMFSSAKEDLRQHGILQRASAVLFSAANLAVRDEEHESAQVLYARAVDLDATFAEGWHNLAVLALQRGEPEEAEALARRAVEADPTFADAQFLLGSIALSTDISEAVEHMERAVRSTPDNAEWLSVLASAHVRTRNFSRARELYANAILIDENRADAHLGFAIASRGLGDIESARFALRRAFELNPQLAASIENMMSAQ
- a CDS encoding phytanoyl-CoA dioxygenase family protein, which encodes MAITGEVVKEYRERGFVVVREMFYPATAAQMIDHYMAMRAEGPKPGDFGGTSDQPDDPTHQYPRMIQMHNWDAASGEWATCPPLWEAVSALLDDTPKLIQTMLYFKPPGGRGQGLHQDEQYITIDPLIGVWVALDRSDRDVGQMVVVPGSHRSGLYPVEAADTSVSFVGAQTSLPAGSQVVGVDMDPGDALLFHGRTIHGSYANTTKDRWRRSFICHYIGEHSQRFDAASGTHVSHVKG